The Rhodamnia argentea isolate NSW1041297 chromosome 10, ASM2092103v1, whole genome shotgun sequence sequence AAAGGTCAAAAAATAAGCAAGggataaaatgatcaaaataccATAGAAGAGAGTGTGGAAGCCAAACGAGAAATGGAAAAAGCGCGATCCTTTTCCAAACTCTatatgtttggtaaaaatttgtaAGCTTGCCACTTTCCTTAATAAAAGCTAAATCGTATGTTTATGATGAAAcaataatattctaataattttgagaaaaataatttgtccCACACTCTATAAAAGCACCCCCTAACTTGCCTCCGGTCCACATCATGCTAACCTACCTCTGCTCCAAAACTTTGTTATTCAttcaaaaatgatttgaaaaatattttcttaaaaaattacttatattgcttacaaaaataaataaactatttcttttatcgtctataaaaaatatttaaatataaattattatcaatgatgaaaataattttgattgattaattattttaagttattatttatttattgtaaaataaacggagcttaaATGATTTACGGTTATATGGTCGCTTCACTGTCGTGTTCTTGGATAGTTTCTCGGCAAATGTGAGTTGGGAGACTTGGGCAACGAGTCCTGCAGTCAATTTCTACACCCTCATCTAGAAATTCCAAGACAAAAACCTCGTACTCACCGCAAGCAGACAAATTAAGCGGAAGCAAAGTCCGAGGAAACAAGCGCAATAAAGTTGGGGGAGGCAAAGGCCCTTTCCAGACTGGTAAGTGTTAGTTGGAAAGTcgttaatttaattataaaaagtaTAGGCTTTTTAACTCAGGGTATATTTAAATTACGAATGatgaataatttgataaatatataGATTGTTTCTATCACTAATATCAATAAATTAACGAAAAACATTTTAACATTTATGAAAATACTTAGACATACATTGTTGTTaataatagaaatatttttcattgattaattatttcaagctaaACAAGCGAATCTTTTTtaagaagatatttttcatatcattcattttttacgaaacaattAGAGCctcattccaaaaaatgaggtgATAAATGTAAAATTTGTTTCACAAGGAGTGCTACACAGTTTATTGAAGAGGCACTCGTCAATTGATATCCAATAACCATTCATTAAAAGAATCAAATTAACGTTGTTATCACCgttgaaacaaaaagaaaacaaaattccCCACAAGCAACTGACTGCTAATTGTATGAGGATGGTTGGGCGTGTATGACAgcagttctattttttttttttttttttttgttcaagggaataggtttggaatagaaatcggTTTGGCaacgttgtttttctatttgcGGGACAAATTTTTTgcccagaaatagatttgaaatagaaataagaagtagaaattttctacttttctatttttgaaagagATATAGAAATTAAAATTCTTCTCATTGGTCACTTAATTTCTCTCGCCTGCGGTCTCCTGCTCTCTCACGTCTCTGCAATCGGTCGCGTCTCTCTCATCCCTATCACCGGCAACCGATCGAGGCCTAGTGGCTAGCAATTGTAAAAgttttatattgttatcaaacgaatttctgtttcgATAGTAGAAATTTTGTGCCATTATGAAATGCTTGTCTCTACTCAGAAACTTGTCtagggaataaaaatagaaaaaattattttggtaaaaaatagaGCCCATAAAGAGAATGGTTGCCATTCGCACCCTAGTCATTGAAAATCGAAACATCCATCGTGATACTCTTCTAATTATTGGCAATCCTTACGAcgaattatttttagaaaaatctgaTCGAACTATTCTACATCTATGTCGAGACACAGAAATTTATACATCAAGAAACAATCAATAAATttcaacttaccaaaaaaataaataaattcctcATGTGATCAACACAATCGAATCACCCTTTTAACTTTCGTTCGGGATTTAATCTATTCCCATGATCattggtcacaaaaatataatctATCACCTTACATCACCACGAAATCTGATTGGTTCACAAAATTTTAATCTTGGGTCGTGTGTCTTCGAGCATCCAACTCTTTGCACGAATCGTTCCGGCCAGACGAATGAATGATCGTTCCTTAGCACAACGAAAATCAATACTAAACAAATTTGGTAGGGACCATCTATGAGTTTTGTCAAGGGTGGCCAccacttttatttttcagtgAAAAGTTTTATTTGGGCAGATTACATCATCCGTTGCGCAATAAATGatatcccattttttttttaccaatttcgAATTGTTAGTGTTCCTCAGCGCGTAGCAGAAATTGAGGTTTTGCTGCATTGAGACCCAgaaagccaattttttttttttttcaatttgaaactCTTAGGTCTGCTCTGGTAAAGGGCAACTTTTTCAATCCAATTCTAGAAATAcatggaaaaaacaaaaagaaatcctTAACACACGGAAGTAGAGATGAAAGCGGGTCGAGTTCGACAGAAGTAGAGATGGAAGAGAATCGCGTTTGGGACGGCACACCTCGTCCCGAATCTATTAgggaaattactaaaaaagtcctaaacttattgttattgtgtcaattcaatagtaaaccttttttttttgtcaattcagtcctcaacCTTTGAcgtttggccaattgagtccgtCCCGCCAATTTTAACTGGAAATAGCCGATGTgggcaaattttaataatattctaataattttttaattttatttaatttttttctttttcctctttctttctttacttttttctattttttttccctggcTTAGGTCAAGACGCCCCCTTCCCAGCATTGGGCGAGGTCGTCCCGACCCTCATGGCCCTCAGCCCAGAAAAAATaggtcaagaaaagaaaaataaaaaaaggaaaaaaataaaaataaaaatatcattaaaatttttgcatgtcGGCGCCtctcgtcctacatggcatggccgGCTTACAAGTTAGCGATTTCCAACCTAAATTGGTTGAATTGACCTAattgcataaatgcaaaaaatttaggactgaattgaccaaaaaaaaaaaaggattgaattgacacaattacaataggcttAGAACTTTTTGGTACTTTCACTAAATGAGTCTAGTGAGTTGCCGTTATTTTTAAAACGTAGTATGAGTTTTAACGTAATCCCAAACCCGACTACTAagggcgtgcatggcaacacttttgcttcagaaatcaacttttggccatAAGTTACTTTTTCTCATTCTActtagaagcagaagttgatttttctacttctgctcaataatttgatttctgatcggagaaatttgtttggtaacggttgaaaatttctacttctgaaacattatcaacacaaaatcttttatgaaaaattattgtcatttgtcgaaaaatttctacttcattttaaaactttttaaattctttaaaaataactttttattaaaaatattatgtactttttaaaaataaaaaattattacttatTTTATACTCCAAAGGCCGGAGACGATGACTTGGCgacgggtggtggtggtggtcgcaGGTGGCGATGGGTGGCGACCGGCAGAGGTTGGCAGTGGTTGGCGGCGAGAGGTGGTTGGCTAGTAGTAGTGGTCGCGAGTGGTGGTGGGCGGGGGCTAGCGGGTAGCGGGTGATGGTCAACTGTTGGTGGTGGTCGCGAGAACGATAGGCGGTGGGTGGCAGCGATGAGCAGCAGTTAGCGGTGGGCGACCACGGAGGTAGATGGCAAGCGAAGACGAGCGTggttgaaaagaagatgaaggcgtaatgaaaagaagatgaggcCAAAAGTACTTCTTGggttgagaagtaatttttttttttaacttctcaaactAGAGTAAAAacaatttcagaagtagaaatttctttcagaagtaaaaatttttatcgaacgaatttctacttcaaaagttaaattatcaaatggatttctactccagaagcacacttccaaaagtgttaccatacgcaccctaagaTAGTAGCACACTCTCTCCTCATTCTGCATGGAGTGATTATTAAAAATAGACGTCTCCCGTTAAATACATAataaatcatctcaaattggAAGTTACGCATTGTGGATTtccaaatcggaaaaaaaaaaaaaaaaaaaaagccttcatCACCGCGAAGTATAAGATTGAGAAAATGATCAAGATAAATGATGGTAGCAATCTGAAGTCTTGCAATCCCAAAATGAGAAGTCAGGCTTAAAATGGCGATGGTTAATGAAAACACTTGGCTATGTTTAATCTTGTTTTGGGATCATGTATATTTGTAAATAACCTAAGGAAATAAAGTAATTTCCCCAAATTAACACATCAAGATTAGGTATCTGGTTTCCTTGCTATAAAATTGCGAAGCCGTCCGAAATCCTAAATAGGATTTTTAGTAGTTGATCCAAAACCGTCCTACTACTTGGATCCCTAAATCATTTAGGTGCATTAAGGTTCGGGTGGGTCGGGTACTCGATCATACCCGATCTTAGACATCAAAATAAAGTACGATAGCATTTATAGGGATACAAGCAGCATGGATGAAGGCCCCGAAGAGGCCGAAGATGCTTGTTCATTTATCCAAATACATAAATTGGGTCGTGTTAATGAATGTCTCGAGGGCGCTTATGAATTTATTTAATAAGAAAAGGTTTTGATTTCCAGTGCAACGTAGTACACAGAACATGAGAGAAACCGTCATTCGAAATTATAATGTTTCCTTAACTAGGGATTTAACCATTAACAAAATCCTTCCTAAAATTGCCATTCAATCTCAAACaatctaatatttctccaaaaatcaaaaattgtaATTGCCGAATACAACAAAAGCAGCACAAAGAGCGTACGGAAGCTGCTCTTTGAAATTCCCACTACAAGCACtaacaaaggaaaaagtagTTCTCACGGCCTATAAGCTAGAATAGTATGTACTTATtgcaggaaaaaagaaataaaaaaattactagaaTATTATCTAAAATGTCCACGtcccagccaaaattgatcggatggactgaatcgatacaaataaaaaatgtttaggactgaattagcactgttataataagtttaggactttttcggtaatttttccGAAGCACAAATATATATCTGAAATCTCTAAAGGTGCCGACCCTAGAAGAGTAAGAAAGAATTCATGCCAAAAGCAAAATGGGTTCCCACCGAAGCTTCCCACTCCTTGTAACACAATGTGGTGTTATCATACCAATTCCATCAAACAGATTTTCTGTATGCTTGTTTTACTGTCACTTGAAAACAACCCTAACCAGAAGTCTCCATTCTTGGTTCAGAGTTAAAACCAGACTATGAGTGCATCAGAGAGCTTTCCCCATGTATTATAAACTCCATTGCACTACTAGAATTGGGGGTTATCTTTCTTTTTAGGTTAAGCAAAATCAGTTTTGCTCTCTGTCTTCACTCATTTTTCTGTGACAGATCCCCAGCCCCACTTTAAGCCTTCCCAATCACACCAGAAACGAAAACAGTTTGGACAAAATTTTCGTGTAAGAACCGTATCGCGTTGTGTCAGCATCGTGGTATTGTGCACACGATCGAACGACACCAATCCGGGTATATATGATCAAATGGAAACGCTCGATCCGCAAATATCAGGTCGGCATCACATGTGACATATATAAATGAAATGCGAGATAAGAGAAGTTTAGTTTTTTCCCACTTGCCCAAAAGTAACTATTCCATTGATTGGCGTCTATAAATCGAGGCCTAGGATGTGAAGTTCCAAGTAATTTTTGTTGCAGTTATCTCCACTTCCCGACGCAACAcacctctcttttctctcttcttcttcttcttcttcctcctcctccttcgtaatactttcatttttttccattgCCGAGGCTCTCTCCAAGGTCACATTGTATTCatctctttgttttttgctcTCTGTTTTTCATGTTGTCTGTGgattgaagaaacaaaaaatgactTCAGTTTCGTTGCTGCTATATGTACGCTgtctaataaattttttttcctaacagCATATGTAAATCGTTAATTTCTGCAGGTTTTGTTGAGCGATCATATTGACCAACATTCAGAGTTATTCACATTCCCTTCTGGTTTCCGGTCCATCTTGGTTCTTTTATATGTGGGCGTCTCTCTCTGTCCATTTGCACGAGCCCTAAAAGCGGAAAGAACATGGGCTCGACTAGCGAATCTGCTGGAACTCTAAGCAGTGACCATTTTGATAGcgtaaaggaagaagaagaagaggaggaggaggaggaggaggacaatgACGGCGAGAGTAACGGGGAAGAAGCAACAACTAGCGGATCTACAGAGGGCAGATTCTTGCGCAGGCTTTCTCGGAGATTCCCGGTCATTGCCGCTCTCCAAAAGCTTCCCTTGAACCAGGTGACCAATTAATTATTTACCTGATATCACCATCTCTCCTTgttctccctttctttttggaATGATGAAGAAGTGTTTTGACTTCTGCATTGGTTTTTGCATGTAGAAgaggttctttttttctccttttctttttcctgaagtTTCTACCCAAGAatggtcttcttctttttcctttccttccaaaGGAGAGAACCCTCCCTCTCCTGggattttcccatttttgtttGATGTGTGACAAATGACAGTGACATTCTTGGTTAGGACCAAATTCGTCGGAGTAAATGGGgaaattgagaagaaaataaggtcaaaagttgaaaatattTGGCATTTTTGGGGGGCAGTCAAAGCTAAGATTGGGCAAGCACAAGTATCTCCTTCCTAGtgctttgatttgattgatttcttgAAGCTATCATTTCTCATGTGGGTTTTGGAGCCAATTGGAATCCACGTGGATCCCACCACCCTATGCCCTAGGTGGAACGATGCAGttaaaaaatcttttttctacttatgttttttttttcttttttctcttattaatattattgtttttgtgccaaaaaaagaagggaagaagTCTGTTTTCTGCCTCAAAAGTATAAGAGAcagctctcttcttttcttacTCTAAAGACTTCTTCAGTTCTTCCTTAATCTTTCCCCCAgaagttcttttttttgcccctttagTGGCTATGGAACTCTGTCATCATTTTTCTGTAAAAACTTAAGGTATTTGTCAAAATGAAATAGGTCTTTAATTTCAAATGGCATGAGATTTCGTTTCTAGACATTGTTCAAATGTACGCTCTGTGTTCTTTTAAGGCTATTTTACCAATTAGAATGATcttcttattttaatttaaatgGGTACTTAGCATGATTTAGTTCGATCACAGAGAAGTATGCTCCGATGAGAAAATGCATGAAATGCGGGggctttcttgttttttaaaaTCCTCGAAAGTGTTCCGATATGAAATGTGAAATGATGACtcaaacgttttttttttttttttttgggactgaATGACTCAAACTAAGTTAGCTCTCTGTCAAATTTGACATTAGGACATCTTTCAACATTTCGACATCCTTggtcaaatcaacatttcaacattAAACTCATATTTCATAAGGCCGACAACAAACCATCGGAAAAAGAGCTTCCGGATCATCGTTTTACTATGATATGGTATATCACATTGTCAATTGTAAAAGTCCGGAGTGCCAAACTCCAAACCTCTTAACTTTCTGGCTCCATTCAGTTTCACATCTCAATCTACTCAAACGCATTTTCAAGTAATCATATCCCaagagaaattatttattttgattgattgttctgCATGTTTTATTCACTGGATGTTTGTTAGATCTATCATCGAGTGAAAGAGAATTAGGCAGCGTTGAATTCACAACACAACACGCTCAAATGTGGATTCGACATTCATATGTCATGCTTTAAACTCTTTGAGTTTATGTTGGTAATGATGGGCCAAACAtcattcctttccttttgagTCCAGCGCATGGAGATAGCCTGCCTAAAATCAATGTTTGCCTACAAGAAGACTTTTAATGTTAGATGAACAACAAACATGATCCTAGGAAAAAAGACAGAACGTTCTCTAAGACGACCTTATATCCCCTTGCACCTTTCTTCTCAGTCTGCTACCCCGGTCCTTGAGAAGTTACTATCACATGTATTGGGTGCACAACCGTTCAATGTATGTGAATCCAAAGATGAGGTGGATCCGTCACGGCGTTTGACCAAATCCAATGGCGCAGCAGGCGTATGCTCGCACGCCCGCATTAAATTGCATGTGCTTGTGATCTGTATGGAAGCTTTTGAGATTCCTCGTATGTGTCCAGGCAGTAACATAAGTAAGAAAATGGAAGCATCATGTGGTTGTACACTTGCAGCAGTAATGACCTAATGCTTTTCGCTTTTTCTGAGATTGGGCTTTCAAAGCCTCTTTTCCCTGTGCAGCAGCGTGATCAGGAGTGACTTTTTTCCATAAGCATTTCAGCATAAACTTTCCAGGAAATGATACACATGGTCTTGGTTCCCACTGGACATCTTattctaaaatttaaatttcacttttttctgTAGAAATAGTTCAATTCAACTttactttttggtaatttgctgTGGGCCTTCCATAATGTGATGAGTTGTTCGCCAAGGGTTAGAAAGCACCAGTACGGATACTAATTCCTCTAGGACATTTTTTCGTTCGGCACATTGTTAGGACAAGACGGCGCCACAGTGTTGGGATAGCGGCCGCCAGTTAGGTTTACTGATTCCCTTCCCCAACTCACTATTACTCTTACAAGTCCTATCTCTAGTGTCAGGTTCCGAGTATTTAGGACCGAGTTGCAAGAACTCTATAGGATATCGTGTAGGCTTTAGTTTTCCTCATTGGTAACCTAATCGCCCCTCGATAGTTTATATATGCTAGCTAGTTTCTGTAACAAATTCCAAACTTCCATGAAATTTAACACAtactcttgaattttatgtatatGTTTGTTTCACTAACGAGTCCGACAAAGGTTAATGATATTCGGCGAATAAGATTTACTTATATAGTACCCTTTGTGCCTGGTGAGATCTCAAGTTCTCCTATTTTGCTGGAGAGaggcaattttcattttttttttcttggtgacAAGAACATTTAATTGAGTTGATCAGCATTCATACCAAAGGCTCGATCCCCCTGTCAAAGGGATCAACTCCTATGTTTCAGAGAGCTTTGAATGACCCCTTAGGTTGATCATCTATCAAAGCATAAAGTCATAATCAAACTAAATATGACAGTTCTGGAGATTCTACCAGAATTAGAAGAaagcttttccttctttcttgttCAACTCTTCGGTTTTAAGAACGATAGTTTTACCTTTGAACATGTGAAGGTCAATCTGTTCTTGCTCAAGAACAAAAGATTGAAGGTGAAGATCAATCCATAGTTTCACATCTAGTTATTTGTAcggaaataatctctcaatgaTGTCCCCGGGCTCGGAGAATGTACTAAATTGCTATCGAAACTAATTAGTGCACTTGTATGTCATCTATTTTTCACATCCTCGGTTCGATTTGGTTCAAGACAGCTCAGCTCAGCTGAGTACTGTGGCCTTGTCTCAAACTTCATTGTCAGCGCTGTTTCCTTGCATAGCCATGCCAGTATGATGTATATTTTTGAATTAAGATTGAGCTCGTTGAAGTTGCGGTACAATCCAGGACTTCTACGATTGTCCCTGTGTCTAACGTTGGCAATTTTCCCTGTTAAATTTTCGCAGGCCGGAGAGGAATTACAGTCACTCATGAAGATCGCGTGCCCCATTGTGATGACCACACTGCTCATCTTCTCGAGGTCGGTGATCTCCATGCTCTTCCTGAGCCATCTCGGCAAGGAGGAGCTAGCCGGCGGGGCCCTTGCCCTCGGCTTCAGCAACATCACAGGCAACTCAATCCTGAAGGGCCTCGCGATAGGCATGGACCCGATCTGCGCCCAGGCCTTCGGGGCCAAGCGGTGGTCGGTCATGAGCCAGACGTACCAGAAGACCCTCTGCCTGATGCTTCTCGTGTGCGTCCCCATATCGGCCCTCTGGCTCCACATGGAGTCGATCTTCGGCTGGCTCGGCCAGGACCCGGAGATCACCCACATTGCCCAGGTCTACATGGTGTTCTCAATCCCCGAGCTCTTCGCTCAGGCTTGCCTCCATCCATTGAGAATTTTTCTGAGGACTCAGGGCGTGACCACACCTCTCACAATAGCCTGTGTCTGGTCGGTGATCCTGCACATGCCCATCAACTACTTCCTGGTGGTCTACTTGGGCCTCGGTGTGAAGGGTGTGTCGCTCGCCCTCAGTTGGAACACCATTAACCTCAACCTCGGCCTGCTCATCTATCTGGCCGCATCACCGACGACCCTGAAGCCATGGCACGGGGCTGGCTTCTCCTCAATCCTCCAGGGGTGGCGGCCGCTTCTGGCCCTGGCCTTGCCGAGCTGTGTCTCAGTGTGCCTCGAGTGGTGGTGGTACGAGATCATGCTCTTCCTGTGCGGTCTGATCAGCAACCCCAAGGCCTCAGTCGCGGCAATGGGAATATTGATTCAAACGACCGGGTTGTTGTACACGTTCCCGTTCTCACTCAGCTCGGGCCTGTCTGCACGCATCGGGCAGGCCCTGGGCGGGGGCAACCACCTCCAGGCCCAGCTCGTAACCATCATCGGGATAGCTGCGGCGGTCGCCTTCGGGATTGCTGCCCTCATCTTCATGATCGCCATCCGGTCGGTGTGGGGCCGGATCTACACAGACGATCCGCAGGTCCTCAAATTGGTCTCCTCGGCGCTCCCGATCCTCGGCCTTTGCGAGCTCGGGAACTCCCCTCAAACCGCATCCTGCGGGGTACTGACGGGGACAGCCCGGCCCAACATTGGGGTCCGTATAAACCTCTTCTCATTCTACTTGGTCGGATTGCCCGTCGCGGTGCTCACGACGTTCCAATTCAAGATTGGATTCCGCGGGCTGTGGTTCGGCCTGCTGGCATCCCAGATCTCTTGTGTGTGCTTGATGACTTACACATTGATTCAGACGGATTGGAAGCATCAGGTCAAGAGGGCCGACGAGCTGACCACGGTCCCAAACGCCAGCCACCAGAATGATTTAGAGTCTGGCCTGCTCTCCGATCAGTGATTAAATTGCAACAAACCAAGAAGAGCAGAAAGACAAGATTGTTGACATGATTTTTCAGGAATTAACTTCGTACATATTAGTAACATTACCTCTGAGCACATCAGATTATTGTCTTTAGAAGTTGGAAGAATACCTAGATCATCTTAACCTCATTCATTTTACAGATCATGTTCTAATGGCTAGAATTGACCATCTTCCAAAGGTGGCCTGTTGATCAGGTTTTCTAAATATCCATACTAAAACATGCTTTACCTGATGAAGCACAACTATGGTTTTAACTTCAAATGTTTTCGGCTAGATTTCATGCAAAACCCTAGAGAGTTATTATGGTATGCTAGTAAATGGATGAGTACCTAATTTCAAACTAATCTAATTCTTTAATGCAACCCGAATCGCGGTCTCTCAAATTAGCATCGCTTTCAAagcttaaatatttttaaaaaattgatttttctctttcaatAGACTCAAAATGTATACAAGCATATCAAAGGTattttcatttaaataaaaCTAGTAATCAAATATGGATTAGTAAAAGAAAAGTTACAACTGCATGAAATGTTGCTAACCCCATATTCATTGGCAATTGCCTATATTGTACGCCCCTTTTATGCTGGTATAGATATTCTCAATAGTCGATATCGATTCCACAAAGTCTCATATACCGAATCATGGCAGTAATTGTATCTATAGACACAAAGTCATCTATGATCACGAGTGCTTTAACTATACTaatatggattcaatatggCAATGTGACAAATGTATGACACCACATGAGAGTAATACTTTATGTCTCATCCCCTTTATCAGCCAACATTCATTCTCCTTATGTGTCAAAAAACCTTATATGCCACTATAGATTATCATTATGGTTCCAATGCACCCATATATGTCTTTTCCTTCTAGTTAACTTTACTTTGTGTGTAACAAGATATATCCTTAAGGCTAATAACTGAATGCACACAGCCTCTCTATTCAAAATTTACacataccttgagattttcatcgtgtatatatacatatatacatatatatactcAACACTAATACATTCACAAACACTTTATTGAATGCAAAAGACTTAATATACAACAAAATGTTACAAGACGTAACAAACACATATATAAACTTTATTAAAGCAAAATCGATATAACTCCCACTAAACAACAACATCATATGATGCTCCTAAGCCCATGCGAATAACATGTCTTTCAAATACTCGAGGACAAAGACATTTAGTCAATAGGTCTATAATCATATCATTTGTGGAAATATTCTCTACTATAATATCACCATTCTGAATTTACTCCTTTATGATTTAAAACTTCACCGACAAATGTTTAAACACCTCTAGACCTCTGTTATTATTAATAAACAACATTGCATagttattgtcacaatacaactGTGTGGGCTCTCCATAAAGTCAAATATAGTCAACTCTCTAATGAGGTTCCGGAGCCAAACAACCTAAGCAGCGACTAAAAAGCATGCTACAAACTCCGTTTCCATGGTAGAGGATGATACAAATTTCTATTTATCGCTTTTCCATGAAACCGCACGTCTTGCTAATATAAAGATGTATCATGTTGtcaaattcatgtcattttgacA is a genomic window containing:
- the LOC115749267 gene encoding protein DETOXIFICATION 53-like, whose protein sequence is MGSTSESAGTLSSDHFDSVKEEEEEEEEEEEDNDGESNGEEATTSGSTEGRFLRRLSRRFPVIAALQKLPLNQAGEELQSLMKIACPIVMTTLLIFSRSVISMLFLSHLGKEELAGGALALGFSNITGNSILKGLAIGMDPICAQAFGAKRWSVMSQTYQKTLCLMLLVCVPISALWLHMESIFGWLGQDPEITHIAQVYMVFSIPELFAQACLHPLRIFLRTQGVTTPLTIACVWSVILHMPINYFLVVYLGLGVKGVSLALSWNTINLNLGLLIYLAASPTTLKPWHGAGFSSILQGWRPLLALALPSCVSVCLEWWWYEIMLFLCGLISNPKASVAAMGILIQTTGLLYTFPFSLSSGLSARIGQALGGGNHLQAQLVTIIGIAAAVAFGIAALIFMIAIRSVWGRIYTDDPQVLKLVSSALPILGLCELGNSPQTASCGVLTGTARPNIGVRINLFSFYLVGLPVAVLTTFQFKIGFRGLWFGLLASQISCVCLMTYTLIQTDWKHQVKRADELTTVPNASHQNDLESGLLSDQ